One stretch of Pirellulales bacterium DNA includes these proteins:
- a CDS encoding molybdopterin molybdotransferase MoeA: protein MLSVDEALARLAQHVVPRAAVERACGAALGLVLAETIASDVDSPPHDKALVDGYAVVASDLSSGRAELRVLEEVTAGQVPTCAVCPGAATRVMTGAPMPPGADAMVMIERTQTRLAADGTSLVDIVDAKVAPGQNIMTRGRSMRAGDVVLMPGAVLRPIELGLLAEVGRTTVRVVPAPKVAILSTGDELVEPGRVPAAGQIRNSNGPLLAAAARRAGADVLELGIARDTRDDLRTRIGAGLEAADVLVLSGGVSAGVLDLVPAVLAELGVACVFHKVNLKPGKPVWFGTQAHSRGARLVFGLPGNPVSSLVCYELFVRPALARLAGGVLAGAPVESRPLAAAFTHRGERPTYHPGRYVEGTSGSAVEPLRWQGSADLRTLAAADALIHFPSGDCSYQPGQMVSVQRL from the coding sequence ATGCTCTCCGTCGATGAAGCCCTGGCCCGCCTTGCCCAGCACGTCGTGCCGCGGGCCGCGGTCGAGCGGGCCTGCGGTGCTGCCCTCGGTCTGGTCCTGGCCGAGACGATCGCCAGCGACGTCGACTCGCCGCCGCACGACAAGGCACTGGTCGACGGTTACGCCGTGGTCGCGTCGGACCTGAGCAGTGGCCGCGCCGAGCTGCGCGTGTTGGAAGAAGTCACCGCCGGACAAGTGCCGACTTGCGCCGTTTGTCCCGGCGCGGCCACGCGCGTGATGACCGGCGCCCCGATGCCGCCGGGCGCCGATGCGATGGTCATGATCGAGCGCACGCAAACTCGACTGGCCGCCGACGGCACTTCGCTGGTCGACATCGTCGACGCGAAAGTCGCCCCGGGCCAGAACATCATGACGCGCGGCCGGTCGATGCGCGCCGGCGACGTCGTGCTCATGCCGGGCGCCGTGTTGCGGCCGATCGAATTGGGCCTGCTCGCCGAGGTCGGCCGCACGACCGTGCGCGTGGTGCCCGCGCCGAAGGTTGCCATCCTGTCGACCGGCGATGAGCTGGTCGAGCCGGGCCGGGTGCCGGCGGCGGGCCAGATTCGCAACAGCAACGGGCCGCTCTTGGCCGCCGCCGCGCGACGCGCCGGCGCCGATGTCCTCGAGCTGGGCATCGCGCGCGACACGCGCGACGATTTGCGCACGCGCATCGGGGCCGGCCTCGAAGCGGCCGACGTGCTGGTGCTCTCGGGCGGGGTCTCGGCCGGCGTGCTCGACCTGGTGCCCGCCGTGCTGGCCGAACTCGGCGTGGCCTGCGTGTTCCATAAGGTCAATCTCAAGCCCGGCAAGCCAGTCTGGTTCGGCACCCAGGCCCATTCCCGCGGCGCGCGGCTGGTGTTTGGTCTGCCGGGCAATCCCGTGAGTTCCTTGGTCTGCTACGAGCTGTTCGTCCGGCCGGCGCTGGCCCGGTTGGCAGGCGGCGTCTTGGCCGGCGCGCCCGTCGAGTCGCGCCCCCTGGCCGCCGCCTTCACGCACCGGGGCGAGCGGCCCACCTACCACCCGGGACGCTACGTCGAAGGGACGTCAGGCTCGGCCGTCGAGCCGCTGCGCTGGCAAGGCTCGGCCGATCTGCGCACGCTCGCCGCGGCCGACGCGCTGATTCATTTTCCATCGGGCGATTGCAGCTATCAGCCCGGCCAGATGGTGTCGGTGCAACGGCTGTGA